The sequence GAAAGAGGGGGGAGGAAAACCCCTCACCAGCCGTACATCAGGAGGAGGACGCCGAGGCCCGCGGCCACGGTGACGACGAGGACGAGCATCCCCATCTTCAGGAAGTCCATGAAGGTGATGGAGACACCCTCGCGCTCGGCGATCCCGATAACGACGACGTTCGCCGAGGCGGCGATCGCGGTCCCGTTGCCGCCCAGGCATGCGCCGAGAGAGAGGGCCCACCAGAGGGGGTACACGTCCATCGTCTGCCCCATGTCGGTGATCAGGGGGATGAGGGTCGCGGTCAGGGGAATGTTGTCCACGATCGCCGAGGCGAAGGCCGCAAACCAGGCGATGATGATCATCGCCTCGGCCGTGGAGTCGACATGGCTGACAACGAAGGAGGCGAGCTGCGAGATGAGCCCGGTCTCCACCAGGGCGCCGACCACGATGAAGAGGCCGCCGAAGAAGAAGAGCGCGGGCCACTCGATCTTCTCGAAGATCTCCTCAGGAGGCACACGGCTCCAGATGAGGATGATCGCGGCGCCGGTCAGGGCGATGATCGCCGGTTCGAGTTCGAGCTGCGCATGGATGAAGAAGAGGAAGACCACGAGCAGGATCGTGACGACAGACTTCATGAAGAGCGACCTGTCCAGGATCGCCGCACGCTCGTCAAGGGCGTCGATGGTACTGGCGATCGTCTCCTGCTCCTCCGGCTTCACCTTGAGGGTGCGGCCGTAGATGAGGTACAGCATGACGAGCATGATCGCCATGTCGACCACGACGACCGGCCCCATGTTCATGAGAAACTCGTTGAAGGTGAGGCCTGCCGCGGAGGCGATCATGATGTTCGGTGGGTCGCCGATGAGGGTCGCCGCACCGCCGACATTGGAGGCGAAGATCTCGGAGACCAGGAAGGGCACCGGATTCAGTTTCATCAGTTTGGCGATATAGAGGAGCATGGGGGTGAGGAGGAGGACGGTCGTCACGTTGTCCAGGAACGCCGAGACGACCGCGGTCACGAGAGAGAAGAGGATCAGGACTCTCATCGGGCTGCCTTTCGCCAGTTTCGCTGTCCGTATTGCGATGTATTCAAAGAGACCGCTCTTTCGTGCGGTGTTCACGATGATCATCATGCCCATCAGGAGGAAGATCGTCCCGAGGTCGAGATAGTGGGGGATCTTGTCCCAGGGGACGATATGGGCAAAGACGATGACGGCGGCGCCGGCCATCGCCGCAACGGCGCGGTGGATGCGCTCGTCGATGATCAGTGCGTACGTAATGATGAATACTGCTATTGCGATGATTTCTGCGTTCATCAGGATCCTCAGTAGACGATGATCGGGATGTTCGCCATCTGGGCGAGTCTGAGAGTAACCGAACTGAGCGGTGCGATCTCGGTGGTCTGGGAGCCGTACTTCTTCGAAACAGCGATGAGGTCGGATTCCTGCATCAGTTCAAGTATATTGTCGAACTTCTTCCCGGCAAACATCCTGCTCGTCACCGAGAGGCCGGCGCCTTCGAGAGACGCGATCGCACGCGAGAGAAGGGATTCCCCGAAAGACTCCCTCTTCCGCCTGAACTCGGCGATCGCCTTCTCGTCAAGACTGTCCTCGACGATCCTGATCACCTCCATGTCGATTATATAGACAAGGGTGACCTTCGCCCCTTCATAACTCGAAAGGGTCTCGTACAGGGCGGGCGGGATCTCCTTCACGAAATAATCCAGAGGCATAAGGATGGACGAGACCTCGGGGACGACCATCTCCTCCTCGG comes from Methanofollis sp. and encodes:
- a CDS encoding universal stress protein, with product MGYFTSLLQRKFKDVAGTRYEAVAREYREFLLTEEEMVVPEVSSILMPLDYFVKEIPPALYETLSSYEGAKVTLVYIIDMEVIRIVEDSLDEKAIAEFRRKRESFGESLLSRAIASLEGAGLSVTSRMFAGKKFDNILELMQESDLIAVSKKYGSQTTEIAPLSSVTLRLAQMANIPIIVY
- a CDS encoding ArsB/NhaD family transporter, producing the protein MNAEIIAIAVFIITYALIIDERIHRAVAAMAGAAVIVFAHIVPWDKIPHYLDLGTIFLLMGMMIIVNTARKSGLFEYIAIRTAKLAKGSPMRVLILFSLVTAVVSAFLDNVTTVLLLTPMLLYIAKLMKLNPVPFLVSEIFASNVGGAATLIGDPPNIMIASAAGLTFNEFLMNMGPVVVVDMAIMLVMLYLIYGRTLKVKPEEQETIASTIDALDERAAILDRSLFMKSVVTILLVVFLFFIHAQLELEPAIIALTGAAIILIWSRVPPEEIFEKIEWPALFFFGGLFIVVGALVETGLISQLASFVVSHVDSTAEAMIIIAWFAAFASAIVDNIPLTATLIPLITDMGQTMDVYPLWWALSLGACLGGNGTAIAASANVVVIGIAEREGVSITFMDFLKMGMLVLVVTVAAGLGVLLLMYGW